CCCCAATTCATCATTGCTGTTAATATCGATTCGTTTGGTCAAGTCCCCTTCACCTGAGGCGATATCATCCATCGCATCGACAACACGTTTCAAAGGTTTGGTCAGCAGTTTTTGTATGGTAAAAAAGATAACCGCAGAGGTAATCAACATCACTAAAATAACCATCATGATTGATGATACCGTTGTCTCATACACCGGATTAGTTATTACGTGCATTGGCACCATAAAAGCAACACGCCAATCTAGAGCTTGAGTGTCGTCTGCTATCGATGTAACGACCGCTAAATATTCTTCACCTTTGAAGGTAACCGTTGAAATCAATTCCTCTTGAGATCTACTATCACTTAACAGCTTTCCAAAACCATCCGCATCGGTAAATAAATTATCTACCGTATCTAACGTCGGTAATTTGCTCATATCGATGCGATTATCTTCATCCGGAAAGGAAATGATCTGACCTTGGCTAGTGTATAAGAAACCAAAGCCTTCATTTTGATAGGTCATGGTATCAATAAGGCCACTTTTGATTTCTGACGCTAGTATATCTATCCCCATGACGCCAAGCAGTTTTCCAACTGGATCATAAACTGTGGTTTTAATTGACGTAACAATAGATCCATCGTTGGCATCTATTTCAGGATTGGTAATAAACAGGCGATCTTTTTTAAGCGCCTCACCCCACCAAGGTCGTTTGCTGGTGAAATAGGCATCATCATTATAACGACCGTTAATATCGAAGTATTCGTGAGTCGCTGCCGGAGCATAAAACACAGACTTAATCATAGGGTCTTGTGCGGATTCATTTTTAAACAGCTTCACAATTTTTTGATATTGCTCGTCGTTATCTATCTCAGCACCACGATCTTGATATTGACTGAACCAATCGTTTACAAAAGGGTTGCCTTTTAATGACGTAACTACGCGCGAACGTTCGCGGAAAAACTCATGGATACCATTTGACGCTTGTTGTGTTGCTATTCTAATTTCCTGAAGTACCGACTGCTCAACTGAATCGGCTCGATTTGAAGTAACCGTTGTTGCAACAATAATTGCAATAACCGCAAAAATACTTGAAATAGATAGAAGTACTTTGCGTACAACTGATTGCCTTTTTTTCATGAATCCATATCCCAAATTTTATAAAACCATAAAGCTGTGGCGCTCGCGCGCTCTTCAACTTTTAGCTCCGAGTTTTTATTAAACTCAGACAGCTTTGGCAATATCAATTTGCCGAATATATTCATGAGCTCCATTCAAAACTACGTACACTGTCTTAAGTTATTATTTTTGTTTTCAAATACAGGGTTATTTGAAGTGCAATTCATCATACACGCAAATGTATGCAATTTGGAATACCTGTTTGCCGAGCAAATCAAATGCCCGAATCAATCGGGCATTTCGATAGAAAATACAGCATAGCGTTAGCGGCTTCGATAAAGGCTGATCAGCGCATTGGTCGATCCGTCCATAGTTAACGGTTCAGTTTTATCAGATAATTTACTCAAGACTTGGTTGCCCAGTGCCTTACCTAACTCTACACCCCATTGATCAAAAGAGTTCACCTGCCAAATCACCCCTTGAACAAACACTTTATGCTCATAAAGGGCAATTAAACTGCCCAGAGTTTTCGGATCGAGCGTATTAAACAACAAGGTGTTACTCGGCTTGTTGCCTTTCATGACCTTATGGCTTGCCAGGTTATTAATCTCTTCTGAGCTACAATTCGCTTTTTTCATCGCCGCGCGCACTTGAGCTTCACTTTGACCTTCCATTAACGCCTGACTTTGACCAAAACAATTAGATGCAAGCATATCGTGGTGATTAGCCACATCATGATGTGGGTGCATGGGCAGCATAAAGTCTACTGGAATGGTGGTTTTACTTTGATGGATTAATTGATGAAAGGAGTGTTGGCCGTTAGTACCTTCGCTTCCCCAGATTATGGGGCCCGTAGCATAGCTTAACTCTTCATTTAGAATTGACACCGATTTACCGTTACTTTCCATGTCTAATTGTTGTATATAAGCAGGTAAACCGCGCAAATAATGATAATAAGGTAGTAACACCTGAGATTGTGCGCGATGAAAATTTCGGTACCAAATACCTAACAACGCCATAATTACGGGCATATTTTCATTGAGCGGCGCCTTCTGAAAGTGCTCGTCCATATCAAACGCGCCTTCAAGAAAGGCTTGATAATGATCAAAACCAATGGCTAATGCGAGTGGCAAACCTATCGCCGACCATACGGAATAGCGACCACCGACCCAATCCCACATCGGAAAGATATTCTCTTCATCAATGCCAAAAGTTTTGGCCGCTTCAATATTGGTCGAGACACAGGCAAAATTGTGTTTTATATCGTTAGGTTGTGCGGATTTAAGGAACCACTCACGAGCTGAGTCTGCATTGCGCAGCGTTTCTTGCGTCGATAAGGTTTTCGAAGACGTGATAAATAAGGTGGTTTCTGGGTTTAAGTTCTCTAATACATCAGCTAAATGGCAGCCATCAACATTAGCAACAAAGTGCACTTTCAAATGCTTTTGTCGATACGGCTTTAATGCCTCCGACATTATTTTTGGCCCCAAAAATGAGCCACCAATACCAATACTGACCACATCGGTAAAGGCTTTGCCGGTGAAGCCACATTTTTCACCCGTGGATACCGCGTCAACAAAGACCTTGAGTTTTGCCAACGTTGATTTGATTAGCGGCATAATATCTTCGCCATCTACCTCAATTGGTTTGTCTGATAAATTGCGCAAAGCAGTGTGTAATACTGCTCGATGTTCCGTAATATTGATTGGCTCACCGGAAAACATTTTGTCTCGTTGAGCACAGACATTAGTCGCTTGTGCTAAGGCAATCAGCGCATCCATAGTTTCTGATGTGATATGATTTTTAGAATAGTCTAATGTTAAACCTGACGCCGTTAAAGAAAAGTGCTCGAAACGATTGGGATCCACTTTGAACATATCTCGCATATGTGTACTTTTTATACGTTCATAATGTTGAGAAAGGGCTTGCCATTGAGCAGAACGGGTTATCATTAAAACATCCTTTGCTGATAATAAAATTGCGCATCATATAACAACTAAATGACACCGCAATGAAAACATTAAACGGTTACGTTATACGAGAAAAACTGAGCACTAAAGATACCTATGTTCAACTCAGTTATCAATGTACTCCGATAAAAATTGACTAAACGGTCAAGATGTTATGTCAGGCATGCAGGTTTCTGAATATGAAAAACAAGAAAGCGCCTGAAAGGCGCTTATTTATCATTGGTTAACCCGTCAGAAGTTTAGCTTAAAAACTGTACCCTAATTCAACCCAGCCGCTAATACCTTCACCTGGTAGGCGATCCATCACAGGTATTTCATTTCCTTTAACTCGATTATAACCAGATAGATGGTTTCGATAATTCTTATCAAGAAGGTTATCTATGCCTGCTCGTACACTTAAATCTGAGCTAAAGAAGTATTGCCCTTCCAAGTTGATCAATGCATAACCTGCGGTTTCCATTTCATCGTTTTCTTGAGAAACATCACTTTGCGCATCAACTGCTGTAATATTGAGTTTGGCGATGTAATTATCATTATTGAAAATAATATCTACCTGCGCATTTAAGGGCGCAATGCGGTACAAATAATCGTTGATATCACGTCGCTCACCACGAACATAACTAACTATGCCATTGACACTGAATTGACTAGATAACTGATAGCTCCAGTTAACATCAGCGCCATACAGTTTTCCATCAACATTGGTGAACTTAAGTGGATTGTCATCGCCTGACATCATTTGTGCCATCATACTCGCCGTCATGTCTTCCATGCCAAGGGTCGTACCTTGAATATAATTATTGATGTTTTGGAAATAAACATGGGTAGAAACAAGGCTGTTTTGGGTTTTTGAGGTCAACCCTAAGTCCGTTTGATAGGCCGTTTCACTATCAAGGTTAATATCGCCAATATAGGTATTGCCATCAGCTAAACCTCCAGTAGACTCCATCGGCGTCCATAAGTAGCGCTCTTGATAAGAAGGTGCACGGTTTTTCACGCCAAAACCAACATACACGCTAAGCGTGTCATTAATTTGTTTTTGTAGGCTTAATGCGATATCAACATTGGTTTCATCAACGCTACGGTTGGCGTTGTTAAAATCATCCTGAAGCGCAGATGCCATCATACCCATATTACCCATCATCATGGCCATTGATGTGCTCACTTCACCTGCATTACTTTGCGACTGCTTTAAGCGTGCCCCTACGTGTATATGCACATCACTGATTTGCTGCTGCCATTCAGCGAATAATCCATAACGATCATCTTGTACCTCATTAAAATTAACGACTTTAAACATCATGTTGTTCGGGTTTGTGATCACCGAGTCATGATCAGCCTGATAACCATCAACTCCGAGCGTCAGTTCACCTTCACCCACCTCACGCGCCATGACCAATTTAAAATCAAGGGTATCTGATGTTGCATTATTACGGCGATGCTTTTCCATGTTTGTATTTTCGCGCATATGGAAATTGGTCATGCCATGCTCGGCGTCTAAATAGCCAATTTGCCAGTTATATTGCCAAGTTTTGCCTTGAAAACTGCCGTCATAGCTGACGCGGTTCGAGTAAATAAATTCAATGTCCATTGGCAATGCAGGCGTTCCAGAGTCTGTGGTGTCGGTATAGTGGTAGCCCAACCCTGATTCAAATTGACCGCTGTTATATCGAATGTCAGCGCCATATTGACCTTTGGAAAATTCTGTTGGAGAAACTTCTCGATCATCCCCGTCCTCAAAATTTTCACCTTCTTGTATATTGCCATAAAACATCACACCAAAATCTCCTTTTGAGAAATTAGTCACAGCAGCAAATGTGCTGGCGTCAGTACCTGAACGATATCCTGTTTGTAAATCCCCCGTGGCTTGAATGTGATCTTGGTGATCAATTTCAGCTTTGCGCATTTTTACATCAATAGCGCCACCTAAAGTATTCATTGCCGCTGATACAGGCGCAATACCGCGAAAGGCAGACATCGATTCTACCATCAATGGTGTTGAGTAGCTCAACGGTGTGTCCATCGCATTCGGACCTGCGCCAATCAACACATGACCGTCTAGAGTTGTTGCTACTCGGTCACCATAAAGTCCTCTAAATTGTGCAATACCTGTAACTGGGCCGTTGCGATTGACATTGGCACCTGGAATAGAGTTCAACCAACCTGCGAGATCAGGCGTTGTCGTTTTTCCTTGCGCATAACTCTCATCCACCGTTGGCTTTTCAAAACCACGATTAGTCACCGTGATAATTTCCATCGCATCGTCAATATTCTCATCTGCAATTTCATCTGCATAAACAGAGTATGAATTAAACATAACAGGGCAGACGAAAAGAGCGATTAAGCGGATAATTTTATTGGGTTTGAACTTAGTCATTAAATGGTTACTCGGGTCATTGAGAAATTATCATGACGAGTAATTTAGGGCTTTAGGGTAGGTTAGCAATACAAAATGAACAAGGTGCGACAATATGTCGCACCTCTTTAAATTGACCTTTGATCTGGCACAAACAAAGCCATTCAAATTCAGCAAACTCATTTTTCCGAACGCTTAAATATTGCCTGACTTGTAATCTAGACAATGGTTTAGTAGCTTATTCATTAATAATAACAATAATAAATGGAATCACTATGTCTGTAGAAGCCCTTCATAAAGTCGTTTTATACCCTTTCATAACTGAATCAATCGCCAGTTTAAAAGCTATGACAAACCTCTCAGGTACCGCAGGAGAGGCTTTTGTTGATCAGGTCGGTGATTTCCGGTTTAAAGGATATGCCGTGTGCTCTGATGTAACCGGCAGCTTAGACGGCGTGATAATGATGCATCATTATCCTGAAACTGCCATCGCCATTGGTAACTCTGTGTGTGAAAATTTGTTTGGTGAAAATTATGCCTACGACGAAATTAACGAGGAGCTCAGTCATGCGTTAGCTGAGTGGGGCAATACCATTGTCGGTCGCTCAACCGATTTACACAGTAGATACAGTCTAGATTACGATTTTTCGGCGCCATATTTTGTCCAAGATATGGACGATATGGAAAAATATTTAGAAGACGTTAAAGAAATCATCACAGTGCCCATCGCGGTTGAAGGAGTAGGACGCTATTACTTTAACTTGCTGATCCGCAATGTTAATAGCCAAAACGTCGGCATAAAGCGTGAGCAAAGCCAAGGCATCGTAAATGCACATACCAAAGCCTTACCAAAAGACAGCAAAGTATTGCTTGTTGATGACAGCTCAATGATCCGCAAAGCCATTAAACGTTATTTAGCTGAGCTAGGTTATAACAATGTTATTGAAGCCGATGACGGTTTATCAGCCGTTGAAATAGTAAAAAATGAAGCGCCTGATTTTATGTTTATGGATGTGGTCATGGGTGAGATGAATGGCGATCAAGCGCTAACTGCTATTCGTGAAATGGGCTCTGAAATCCCTGTGGTGATGCTGTCTTCTGTAACCGATAAAACACTGGTTGATCAATGTGAAGCACAAGGCGTTTCAGGATTTATTTTTAAACCTATTCAAGCAGATAGCGGTGCAGAAATTATCTCAGACTATTTAAGAATTGCGTAATTTCCACGCTCGAAAATATTTATCGTAATATGAAAGCCAGCGCCCCTTGCTGGCTTTTTAATTGATAGGGCATAAATTGATTGCCTTTAATTCAGTTAAGGTCACAATAAGCAAATTTTTAGATACCGCCCTTGATCATGTCCAACGCCAACTCACTTATTATTCTCGATTTTGAAACCACAGGACTATCTCCTGACCAAGGTGATCGCGCCATTGAAATTGGGGCCGTAAAATTAGAAAACGGTGAAGTCGTCGATCAGTTCCAAGAACTGATGAATCCTGGTCGACCTGTCAGTGGCTTTATCGAAGACTATACTGGCATCACCAATGCCATGCTGAGAGATGCCGCGCCCTGCAAAGATGTAATGGCACGGTTCGCTGAATTTATTCGAGGAGAGAATTTAGTGGCTCATAATGCCTCGTTTGATAAGCGATTTCTAGATGCCGAATTGCAGCGCATATCATTAGATTATAGCGGTCAGTTTGCCTGTTCTTTACTTGTGTCACGTAGAATTTATCAAACCGCTCCAAACCATAAATTGGGCACTTTAGTTAAATATAAAGGAATTCAATCGAGCGGTAGTTTTCACCGGGCGTTATATGATTCACAAATGACCGCCCAGCTTTGGTTAGCCATCATCGATGATATCCAGCATCAAACAGGGCACACGCAAACACCATTTACGCTGATGCAGAAAATTGCAAAAACCCCAAAAAACAAAGTCACAGAGTTCATAGGTAAATATAGCTCAGCTAAAATTTAAGCATACGTAAGCCATTGAAAAATGTTTTAATGACAAAGTTTATCGATGTGAAAAGGAGTGAGTATATGGAAGAACCTGAATTAGCGCGTTGGCCCTTGATCCGAGACACCTTTATTTTTCAGATTAAACTTGCGATGGATGCTATGCGTGACTTATTTTTAAGTCCAGTTTCAATAATCTGCGCTTTAATTGACCTTTTCAAAGGTCATTCTCAGTCCAAAAGTTACTTTTATCGATTAATGGATTTAGGTCACCGAAGTGATACTTGGCTGAATTTGTTTGGTGATCACCAAGCAGATGATGAAAGCCTTAAAAACAGTACTTCTGAAAACAACAAAAACGATATCAATGTTGATCAATTATTTTCACAAGTAGAATCACTACTCAAAGATCAACATGATAAAGGCGGTTTAACCGCCTCTGCCAAAGATAAAATTGACCTGTATCTTAATAAAATAGTTGAAAACAAAAACACTCAATAGCCATTAAAAGTAGTAGGCGATTGTCACAGCATTTACGTACGAGCGATCGCTTGATGAATTTGCCGATATTTTTTGCTGGCGAGCACAATGTGGACTAATAGATACGTCCAACCTGACGCCATCAGTGCTCCCGCCAATTGACTGAACTGAACTAGCCAAAAACCAAGCACCATGAAAATCACTGTTACCACATGTAGTTTAAACAAACGTGTCCCAAAAGCTCGTGGGATCAAGCTGTAATGATCAGGCATTAACCCCATACCCATTGGATGATTCATGGCATGTTGTTGAAGATGCAAGGTGATCAAAAATGGAATGATTTTCAGTAACAACCCCTGGATGACGCTAAGTACAAAACCAAACCCGAAGACAACCCCTATCAACATTGGCCATATCATCACTAGGGTGTTGGGTATCCACGGTAACATCAGCACCAACAAACACCCCAAAATCAAACTGCCTAATGCAAACTGCCAAAAATATATCGTGTTATCGGGCAGTTTTCTTTTGCGCTGGCGCAATTGCTTTAAGGCAACAAGAGCATAGCCAATCACAATGCAATTTAATATCGCCAAAAGCGGACGAGTTATCGCCATTTCATTAACACTAAATAATAATGCGAACAGTTGTAAAGTCACCAGCCATGGAATAAGCCGTGAGGGTTTTGAGAATTCCGGTGTGACGTGAAACATAGGGATAACTTGAAAACTCACCGTCATTACAAGCAGTAAAATCCAGCCATAGAAACCGAAGGCAGCATGTAGATTAGTCCATGCTTTGCTTAACGAAGCAAATGCCCAACTGAAGTTAGCCAACATGACCAAGCCCAAAATAATTGTGATCACTAGGCATATAACAGCAAGCATCATTGGCCTCTTGGTCTGCACGCCACCCGCGTTAAACACCAGTGTTTTAAGCAGAATGAAAATAAACAAACATAAGCTTGCGCCAAGCAAGTTAAGTGCTATTAGTGGACTCATCATGCCATTAAAACTACCTAGTAGCGCACAAATCCCAGCAACAAACAGGCTTTGGAAAATGACCAATCCACGACATCCAAGTGCAATTGGGGCACCACAAAGTACCGGCAGTAGTTGAAACAACGAACCAAACATCACCATCGCCATCACACCTAGCGCTAATGAATGGGTAATTGACAGTGTTGCTGGTGACCAACGAGATAACCATATTTGTGGCGCATTGATTGCGATATACAAACCAGAGAACACCGCAAATAGAGCCGCCATGATATAGAACCTAAATGGCACATCTATACGTGGGATTTGGCTAAAATTCAGTCCAACTAAGTTCATCTAGAGAGATTGATGCTCGGCTAAAAAGTGACTTTTAGCTTGTGTGTCTAATGACGGCCAAATAAAAATAAAGTGTTGTTCTTCACCATTCGATTCATGATGAAAATCATAATTTTGCTGTTCGAGTATTGCAAACAATGGCTTGGGTTTCTTGCGGTGAAATACTGATAAATAGTATCCCTTGGGCAACAGAGACAACATGCGAATTATCCTTTGCATCGGCTCTGGTGCTGGCAGCAGGCTGACATCAAGGTTGACCGCAAAATTTTTCATTATTTACCCTGTGCATTCATCTTTATTAAGACATCTTCGCTGTCATCAATGCGCATATCGCACATAGGGTACAACATTTGTTCTTCTTTCATATTATGTTGCTGGATCAATAACATTAGGCTTTCTACCAGCCCCATGGCGCGCTCTTGGTCTTCTACTTCAATGGCTTGGTTCATTTGGCCAACATAGGCACGCATTTGTTCATGCTCGCTACGCATTACCATTGTTGGGCCTTGTGTAATCCCCGTAGCTTGTTCAAAAGCAGGAAATAATACTTCTTCTTCCATGGCCAAATGTTGAAAAAGCTCATCGACGAATGCCTGCCATTTTGTCGAATATCGCGGCCAATCTTTAGCAGCAAGAGGTGCCTCCGCATCAGCTAAGATCTCATCACATTCACGGTGATGTTTGGTCATTTGTTGTTGAATACTTGGCATGGAAACCCTCAATTATTTCAGTTTAGCTTTCGTTTAAAAAGCAAACGAATCTCATTATTAAGCTTGAATTATAGATGAGTTTACGCAGCTACTTTTTGATGAAGATTAAAAAACCATCATGTTGCATTTTTCCATCGGAGAAGAAAATAAACCTGGTAGACCAGTTTAGCTTATTTGTTAACCTTAGCACGCTGGCTAAAGGACCATTTTATATATTGATTAACTTTTTGTACGTCACTTTCGTTTCATGAAAAAAACATGTTAACATCAAGTAATAGGTAAGAAATGTCATGCAGTGCATTATATTGCTGTCAGTAATCAAGCCCACTAAGAGGTAAAGTGATATGTCAAAACCCGATACTAATAAAAACCTAGAACAGCTTAGTGCTGATCAAACACGCAGAAGCTTTATCGCTAAATTTGGCAAACTTGCAGCTGTCACCCCTGTTGCAGTGAGCGCCTTAATGAGCCCAGCAACATCTGCTGCTCCTAGGTCTTGTCGTGGTAACGGCACTAAAAAGTGTACCTAGGCAAAAAAAGCTATTAAAGTACTTTTTTCTTCTATTCATTATGCTGTAAGTCAACGATGATAGAAAAAGTCCCTTTACGTTCTAATTATCTCTCTCTATATGTTGAAGGTAGTGAAGGGCTTGTTTTCAATCATATTCAACAATGCCTATATCAAATTCCTGCGGTTTCAATTGCCCTGTTATTAGCGCTCGAACAAGGTAGTAGCCGCGAAGATATTGTTCACGAATTATCTCAATCTACGGATGTCCCTAAAACAAACCTTGTTCAATACGTCGATCAACTTGAAGTACTCTTGTCACAGCAATCGACAAAGCGGCGCTATATCGATGGTAGATATCCTGAATTAAGCAAAGATAGACTAAGTAAAACTTACCATTTGACGTCTAATCATAACAC
This window of the Thalassotalea atypica genome carries:
- a CDS encoding methyl-accepting chemotaxis protein: MKKRQSVVRKVLLSISSIFAVIAIIVATTVTSNRADSVEQSVLQEIRIATQQASNGIHEFFRERSRVVTSLKGNPFVNDWFSQYQDRGAEIDNDEQYQKIVKLFKNESAQDPMIKSVFYAPAATHEYFDINGRYNDDAYFTSKRPWWGEALKKDRLFITNPEIDANDGSIVTSIKTTVYDPVGKLLGVMGIDILASEIKSGLIDTMTYQNEGFGFLYTSQGQIISFPDEDNRIDMSKLPTLDTVDNLFTDADGFGKLLSDSRSQEELISTVTFKGEEYLAVVTSIADDTQALDWRVAFMVPMHVITNPVYETTVSSIMMVILVMLITSAVIFFTIQKLLTKPLKRVVDAMDDIASGEGDLTKRIDINSNDELGHLSESFNGFVENIQSIIGQCNNTTEQVLNESDNVSALVNDFTTTVNTQKGYIEQIATAATQMTQTIHGISDNAQTSLDYATRATEESSEGRSLADNANILMGDLSQEVGNATDVVNDLHKNSESISAVLEVIKNIAEQTNLLALNAAIEAARAGEQGRGFAVVADEVRTLASRTQDSTGDIEKIIVKLQDSAASAVAVMNAGKQKTNQGVELINKVSEKLSQINEAISLIEEQSNEAAMTIREQASASDEISQQTVSVNELADTAVSQTIEMATKSQAQKEITQELTATISQFKVA
- the pgi gene encoding glucose-6-phosphate isomerase, with product MITRSAQWQALSQHYERIKSTHMRDMFKVDPNRFEHFSLTASGLTLDYSKNHITSETMDALIALAQATNVCAQRDKMFSGEPINITEHRAVLHTALRNLSDKPIEVDGEDIMPLIKSTLAKLKVFVDAVSTGEKCGFTGKAFTDVVSIGIGGSFLGPKIMSEALKPYRQKHLKVHFVANVDGCHLADVLENLNPETTLFITSSKTLSTQETLRNADSAREWFLKSAQPNDIKHNFACVSTNIEAAKTFGIDEENIFPMWDWVGGRYSVWSAIGLPLALAIGFDHYQAFLEGAFDMDEHFQKAPLNENMPVIMALLGIWYRNFHRAQSQVLLPYYHYLRGLPAYIQQLDMESNGKSVSILNEELSYATGPIIWGSEGTNGQHSFHQLIHQSKTTIPVDFMLPMHPHHDVANHHDMLASNCFGQSQALMEGQSEAQVRAAMKKANCSSEEINNLASHKVMKGNKPSNTLLFNTLDPKTLGSLIALYEHKVFVQGVIWQVNSFDQWGVELGKALGNQVLSKLSDKTEPLTMDGSTNALISLYRSR
- a CDS encoding TonB-dependent receptor gives rise to the protein MTKFKPNKIIRLIALFVCPVMFNSYSVYADEIADENIDDAMEIITVTNRGFEKPTVDESYAQGKTTTPDLAGWLNSIPGANVNRNGPVTGIAQFRGLYGDRVATTLDGHVLIGAGPNAMDTPLSYSTPLMVESMSAFRGIAPVSAAMNTLGGAIDVKMRKAEIDHQDHIQATGDLQTGYRSGTDASTFAAVTNFSKGDFGVMFYGNIQEGENFEDGDDREVSPTEFSKGQYGADIRYNSGQFESGLGYHYTDTTDSGTPALPMDIEFIYSNRVSYDGSFQGKTWQYNWQIGYLDAEHGMTNFHMRENTNMEKHRRNNATSDTLDFKLVMAREVGEGELTLGVDGYQADHDSVITNPNNMMFKVVNFNEVQDDRYGLFAEWQQQISDVHIHVGARLKQSQSNAGEVSTSMAMMMGNMGMMASALQDDFNNANRSVDETNVDIALSLQKQINDTLSVYVGFGVKNRAPSYQERYLWTPMESTGGLADGNTYIGDINLDSETAYQTDLGLTSKTQNSLVSTHVYFQNINNYIQGTTLGMEDMTASMMAQMMSGDDNPLKFTNVDGKLYGADVNWSYQLSSQFSVNGIVSYVRGERRDINDYLYRIAPLNAQVDIIFNNDNYIAKLNITAVDAQSDVSQENDEMETAGYALINLEGQYFFSSDLSVRAGIDNLLDKNYRNHLSGYNRVKGNEIPVMDRLPGEGISGWVELGYSF
- a CDS encoding response regulator, with translation MSVEALHKVVLYPFITESIASLKAMTNLSGTAGEAFVDQVGDFRFKGYAVCSDVTGSLDGVIMMHHYPETAIAIGNSVCENLFGENYAYDEINEELSHALAEWGNTIVGRSTDLHSRYSLDYDFSAPYFVQDMDDMEKYLEDVKEIITVPIAVEGVGRYYFNLLIRNVNSQNVGIKREQSQGIVNAHTKALPKDSKVLLVDDSSMIRKAIKRYLAELGYNNVIEADDGLSAVEIVKNEAPDFMFMDVVMGEMNGDQALTAIREMGSEIPVVMLSSVTDKTLVDQCEAQGVSGFIFKPIQADSGAEIISDYLRIA
- a CDS encoding 3'-5' exonuclease, translated to MSNANSLIILDFETTGLSPDQGDRAIEIGAVKLENGEVVDQFQELMNPGRPVSGFIEDYTGITNAMLRDAAPCKDVMARFAEFIRGENLVAHNASFDKRFLDAELQRISLDYSGQFACSLLVSRRIYQTAPNHKLGTLVKYKGIQSSGSFHRALYDSQMTAQLWLAIIDDIQHQTGHTQTPFTLMQKIAKTPKNKVTEFIGKYSSAKI
- a CDS encoding DUF2249 domain-containing protein, with protein sequence MKNFAVNLDVSLLPAPEPMQRIIRMLSLLPKGYYLSVFHRKKPKPLFAILEQQNYDFHHESNGEEQHFIFIWPSLDTQAKSHFLAEHQSL
- a CDS encoding hemerythrin domain-containing protein, with the protein product MPSIQQQMTKHHRECDEILADAEAPLAAKDWPRYSTKWQAFVDELFQHLAMEEEVLFPAFEQATGITQGPTMVMRSEHEQMRAYVGQMNQAIEVEDQERAMGLVESLMLLIQQHNMKEEQMLYPMCDMRIDDSEDVLIKMNAQGK